ACGTAGTGTGCAAGTTCATGACTAAAAAAAACTTGCACACTGTGTTAAATCGAAAGAGGGTAGGGGGCAAATAATTACCGATTAGTGCGCACAACAATTTACCGCTTAATTATTGAATTAACAAGCTGACCGTTATTACCCCAACAATTCCAAGCCCTACAACGATCAGTAGCCAAAATTTTCCTAAAGGCTTACGCTTTTTCTTCGGCATTTCTTGTAGGGTGAGGGGTCTAAAGTCAGAATCCATAATGGGTTTTCAGTTAATTTTAGAATTTCAAGGTTGCCAACTGCGTGCGATCTTGCCCTGGCTTTCAGTTTTCTGCTCTTGTTGGCTTTTTTCTTTTCTTTCCTGCGCCACCAAAGCCTGCTTTTCCTTCATTTTTTCCAATTTCTTCAGAGCTATTTCCTTCTGGTGTGGTGTTACCTCACCACTCTTCTCTCCGTTGAGATCATAACGATGCTCCTGTGCAATTAGAGTTTTAAGATATCGCATGCGCCAGGTGTAGAAAGTTAAGGCACGACGTATGGCTTTTTTGGATGGCATTCCTTCAAAATGTTCAGCAAGCAAATCTTCTTGAATGCCAAGTTTGAGAGGTTTTAGAGTACTTGCATGGAAACATTCGGGGAATCTTTGACACAGCAACTCCATCACCTTCCTGGTTTCTTCATCTCTTTGTTGCCTGGATTTAGGTGGAGTAGGTCCTTTTTTAATTACCTTCTTTTTTGGGGCCTTATAGTATTTTTTCTTTTTACACTTTTTTTTATCGTGTTTACCATCCTTACCAGCTTTCTTATGGTCTTTTTTGCTTTCTTGAGCATCAGCTTCGTTTTGATTAGCGCAGTCAGTATCTTTGCTTTCTTCATTATGCTCAGCTTTCTTGCTTGGCACGTCTTCAGCATTTTTTTTAAAGTTAAGAGTTAGGATTTTGCGCTTTGGTTGCATGGAGGTCTTTCCTTAAGAATGTCAATAATTCTCTTCAATTAATATTTTGAGTTTTCCATTCAGGATCTTATCTTCAAATTCCTGATCAACCCTATATTGTTTCAAGGTATAGTTGCAACCAATTCTCTTGGCTGCATTAAACCTCTTAGCCAGTTTTACCCCAAGTAAGTGCTTAATATCAACTAAATCTTGGCAGATTTGATGTCGCAACCTACCTTTTTTCCCAATTCCGCCATGATAAGTTGTTAACAGCCAACCACTAAGCAGGTCAGGTGCCAACAGCAAATGGTAATAGCGAAATATTTTTTTATCTGTAGAAATTGCATGTAAGGAAAAGTGTGCTCGCATTATTCAGCTTCGTAGAAAAAATAATTTCTGATGTTGTCGCCTAGCACTACCTCTTTTTTTTTAAATGTAGAGTATCTCTCTGGTAGGAATATGCGACGATATTTATGTATTGCGCTATAGTTAATCTCATTTGTGTTTTCCAATAATCATTTGTAATTTATGTTCATCTATTAAATTCATTCGATTTCAATAAATCCATGGTTATAACTCTGTCGGTTTGTTAGTGGCAAAATTTTTAAAGTAGCATAACATTTTTGGAAAAACTTTTTCACTCTTGGTACTGATTTAACTGCATGGGTAAAAGCTGCAAATATTTCCGTTGAGTCTGCAGATTGCCTTCCATAAGGGTCTAAGAATCCTTGGCTGAGTTTCTTGGCAGTCTTTTCGTCAAGTTCCCACTTGTTTCTGTAGTAACCAGGTGACTTCCAGCCCCAGGCAATGGTTGCACAAGCTTTTCCCAAGCAGTCAAAGGCAACGGCACTTACCTTATGGCAATTGCACCTATTTTCAGGGCAATACAAGTCAACAATTTCGTAGACTGAAGGGTTGGGTGAATTAGCTTTTCTAAGCACAACCCGAAACCTATCTTTTGCCGCCAATTCGGGAAATTCTCTGCAAAAGGGAACCATTAACATCTAAGCAATTCTCTTTCAGCTTGTTGAAAGACCCCAGGGTCATTTTGCTATCTGGAAGTCATAATCGCACTTAACAAAGGGATTGACAAGTTTTTACATTCCCTAGTTCTTGAGGAGTTGAGAAATGTGTGCGTTGCAAAAATAATTGTGTTGAACTCCACGTAATGGAGTTATTTTCTGTGCCAATTTTTTCTGTGCCAATTAATGAATGTAAATCAGCATGCAAAGCTGCACCACTAAATAGGACCGTCGAGCGCCACAGCATTACTTGACGTTCGACGTTATCAATACTCCGTGTAATAATCTGCTCCTTCCTAGACTTCTGTGCAAGAGTACTCCACAAACTCCCTCCAACTTTGCTCCATCTCCTCTTCGTAACGATCTGCTTCAGCCTGGCAGCTAGCACAAAAACAGTTTTCCGAATAACTTGATACATCAAGGAACTCTAAACAATCGTTAATAAACATCAAAGTATTGTTCCTAAAACATACCACAGAGACGACATTAACTTATTTTCTGCAAAAACAATGCGAAATGCATACGCTTCTCTAGCGTTTTCTTGAGCCATTTGTGGGGTTAGATGGCTGTTCAAAATGATTTAACAATAATTTTTTTTATTTTTTTGGTTATTTTTGTGGGGTAAAGACAGAGATTTCTTCACCTTTGGACGACATTTTTTGCAGATTAATATCATCTCATTGTCAGATTTTTTATCGAGTAGTGCTTTTGATAAATGACATTAATTTCTAAAAACTCCCGGCTTCTTGTGAAAAATTTTGCTGCAATTTTATACCCAATACATCACTCCGAACATCAGTTTGGAATCATCCAACACCCCGGTCAACAACACCAGTTAGGATTTTTTATCTGATCGTTTAGCCTGTTTTGTGGTAGCTAATTGGGATAATTTGCAATATTTTTGCCTAAGCATCACTGACAATGCAGCAATTTTTTAACATAATTTTTTATCCGTAACTCTCAATTTTAACCTCTATCTTTATCTTTTTTCTGCATTTTTTTCTGTGCTTTGTCATCACTCCTGGCATTTTATTCTGCCAAAGATCGCTTACCTTTTTCAGCCCAAAGCATTTTTTGTTGTGGCAAAGTGTTGAGGTCGCAAGTAGATTTCATCTCAACTAATGCCCCCATTAATGCAGCTACATCTTCAAAAACCTCATCGTCTTTTTGTAAATCTTGCCCAAGTTTGATGGAAAATAGATCGATAAATCCTGATTTAGCTAATAAGCCTCCGAGCTGAATTAGGGTTTTAGTTCTGGCTTTTCTGAAACTCATAGTGCTTTTTTGTAGTTTGCGTTTGAAAGTAGATTGCTCATGCTGATACTGATTTAAGTTTCTGTTGATGGTCTGCAAGCGTTTGCTGATTTTTCGATTTGTTAGATTGTTTTCTTTGCTTTTTTGTAGCTCGCTCTTTTCGAAAAAATTCTCTGCCCACTGTCCTCCATTTTTCTATCTTGTCAGAATCAGGCGAAGATATTTCTTGTTTGAGTTCTAATAAAGCTCCCAGCAAGATCTCCTCATCAACAAATCCCAACTCAGCTTTGAGAATGGTTTGAGCAAGATCTTGGGCTTTTTTTTCGATGAGGCTGTGCCTTTCCTCAAGCAAGGCTTTGATCTTGGAATCGAGTTTATCTAGTTTTCTTTGGTCTACTTTTTGTTGAGACATGTTGAACTCCGCAGGTTTATTGAGGATATTAACACAATATCCTGGCCAGGAAAATAGATAAATCCTGGGTATTTTGGAACCATCACAAACGAGCTATTACATCCCTGTACGAAGAGATTTTGAGGGTTTATAGGCAAAATATGGGGAAAGGAGAAAATCGACCGTTCACTTCAAAATCTTGAAGTGCGCACTTATGCACTATGTGCTTGCGCGCGCCTGCCGCGGGCAGTATATTGTCTTTAAAAGATTTATGAACAGGATTCAAGGCAGTGGCAAATTATCACCTACATGGCAACTTTGTTCAGCGCAGCACTGGTCGCAGTGCTGTTGCAGCATCTGCTTATATTGGCGGTAAGATAATTTTTGAAGAACGTCGCGAATTTACCTATGACTACTCCAAAAAAACCAATGTAATTTACAAAAATATCCTTGCCCCCAAGGGAGCTCCCGATTGGGCTTTGCAGTCAGATAGTTTGTGGAATAAGGTTGAAAACTATGAAGATCAACTGGCCGATGCAAGATTTGTTAGGCAAGAAGCTAGGGAAGCTTATAAGACCTGCGCGCAAACGGCTCAGACTTTTGAAGGGTCTATACCAGTAGAGTTTGATGAAGAGCTTGCCATAGAATCGGTTGAGAAATTTGTAAATGAAAGGTTTGTCTCGCGCGGTTTGGTTGTTGATGTAGCCCTGCATTGGGATAAAGGTAACCCACACTTTCATGCATTGATATCAAGGCGAGCGCTTGAGGATGGAGAGTTTTCGACTGCAAAAGATCGTGAGATATGCACTAAAGCAGCACTGAAGGAAACCAGAGCCCTGTGGGCTGAGGTGTTAAATCATGGACTTGAAAAAATGGGATCACCAGAGAGAGTTGATCATCGATCTTTTAAGGATAGAGGCCTTAAGATTATCCCCACCTATCATGAAGGCTGGGCGGCCAGGCATCGGGTGCAAGTTGGTAAATCGTCACGAATTATTGATGATAATGAAGAAATCCGTCAGGAAAACATCAAGATTTTCAAAGATCATCCAGAAGAGCTAATCAAGCTTGTAGCAGGTAACAAAACAGTCTTTAGCAAAGCAGATTTAGAAGCTGAGATCTTCAAACGAGTAGGCGGTGATCCAGTATTGCACAAAGTGCTGTCAATGAAGGTTGCAGGTGTCGAAATTCCCAATGAGATTGGTAAAACGGCTAATGATGATGCAGTGTATGAACCAGGAGATTCAAATGAGATTGAAAGAAAATTTACCGCTGAGCTGGAGGAAAATGCCAGTAAGCTGAGCGATATTGTGCTAACAACAGATGCCGCCTCATCGCTTGGCAGTGATGTTAGGGGCAGAGAAATTTATACCGCAAAAGGCTTGCAGGAGCAGGAAGAGAAGATTGTTGCTAATGTAGAAACTTTGCTTGCTCGAAGCACCAAGCAAGTTCAGCTTACAGCTGTAGAGCGCTGTATAGCCAAACAAGAGAAACAACTATCCAAGCAGTCTGGCAATAAGATTCAGCTCTCACAGGAACAAACTGCCGCAGTTGAATTTCTAACCACAGGCCCGGATGTTCGGGTGATGATTGGCCGTACTGGTACGGGTAAGACGACAATTATGGCGCCAGTGGTGCGTGCTTATGAAAATGCCGGGTATCGGGTTTTAGGTACAGCCTTTCAGGGCAAGACCACTGAGAATATGCAGCGCGACATTGGTATTAACAGCCATACGATAGATTTTTTTAACTACCGTTGGAAAAAATACCGCAATTATAGTGAATTGATTGCCAAAAAAAGAATACGAGGAGTTACCAAAGACAAAGCGTTGCAGAAGATGC
This region of Pseudomonadota bacterium genomic DNA includes:
- the traD gene encoding conjugal transfer protein TraD, producing MSQQKVDQRKLDKLDSKIKALLEERHSLIEKKAQDLAQTILKAELGFVDEEILLGALLELKQEISSPDSDKIEKWRTVGREFFRKERATKKQRKQSNKSKNQQTLADHQQKLKSVSA
- a CDS encoding ProQ/FinO family protein, which gives rise to MQPKRKILTLNFKKNAEDVPSKKAEHNEESKDTDCANQNEADAQESKKDHKKAGKDGKHDKKKCKKKKYYKAPKKKVIKKGPTPPKSRQQRDEETRKVMELLCQRFPECFHASTLKPLKLGIQEDLLAEHFEGMPSKKAIRRALTFYTWRMRYLKTLIAQEHRYDLNGEKSGEVTPHQKEIALKKLEKMKEKQALVAQERKEKSQQEQKTESQGKIARSWQP
- a CDS encoding conjugal transfer protein TraD; the encoded protein is MSFRKARTKTLIQLGGLLAKSGFIDLFSIKLGQDLQKDDEVFEDVAALMGALVEMKSTCDLNTLPQQKMLWAEKGKRSLAE